In Nitrobacteraceae bacterium AZCC 1564, the following proteins share a genomic window:
- a CDS encoding SAM-dependent methyltransferase (product_source=COG0500; cath_funfam=3.40.50.150; cog=COG0500; pfam=PF08241; superfamily=53335) codes for MGIYDRYIGPRIVSCLCSLEDVTEQRRLVLPKAHGVVLEVGIGSGLNLPHYDPSKVKRVIGVDPGEGFLVLGRERCRNARVPLELIQAPAENIPLDDNLADTAVLTYTLCSVSNPEQALREIRRVLKPDGTLIFCEHGKADSPSVVRWQDRLNPIWNVLACGCNLNRDTAGLLAGAGFQIGEIERFYLPRTPKPVGFHCRGVASPSG; via the coding sequence ATGGGTATCTACGATCGGTACATCGGGCCGCGCATCGTGAGTTGCCTGTGCTCGCTGGAAGACGTGACCGAACAGCGACGGCTTGTGCTTCCTAAAGCACACGGAGTGGTGCTCGAAGTCGGCATCGGCTCAGGCCTCAACCTGCCGCATTATGATCCTTCAAAGGTCAAGCGTGTCATCGGCGTCGATCCCGGCGAGGGATTTCTGGTGCTGGGCAGGGAACGCTGCAGAAATGCGCGGGTGCCACTCGAACTGATTCAGGCGCCGGCGGAAAATATCCCGCTCGACGACAACCTCGCGGATACGGCGGTGCTCACCTACACGCTCTGTTCAGTCTCGAACCCTGAACAGGCATTGCGTGAAATTCGTCGCGTTCTCAAACCGGATGGCACCTTGATATTCTGCGAGCATGGCAAGGCAGATAGTCCATCCGTCGTGCGCTGGCAGGATCGCCTCAATCCGATCTGGAATGTGCTGGCGTGCGGCTGCAATCTCAATCGTGATACAGCCGGATTGCTCGCGGGTGCAGGCTTTCAGATCGGGGAGATTGAGCGCTTCTATCTGCCTCGCACGCCGAAGCCGGTGGGCTTTCATTGCCGTGGCGTCGCGTCTCCAAGTGGCTAG
- a CDS encoding thioredoxin reductase (NADPH) (product_source=KO:K00384; cath_funfam=3.50.50.60; cog=COG0492; ko=KO:K00384; pfam=PF07992; superfamily=51905; transmembrane_helix_parts=Inside_1_11,TMhelix_12_30,Outside_31_344), translated as MRMTDTIKTDVLIIGAGPCGLFAVFELGLLDMKVHLIDILDKLGGQCAELYPEKPIYDIPGVPMVTGQGLTDSLMEQIKPFNPTFHLNEMVESIEKVGDPLFRVITDAGKVFETKVVVIAAGGGSFQPKRPPVPGIEAYEGTSVFYAVRKMEQFRGKDLLIVGGGDSALDWTLNLQPIARRVTLLHRRDDFRAAPHSVEQMRALVAAGKMDLKIGQVTGLEGKDGVLSAALVKGNDNETTKVDCNTMLPFFGLTMKLGPIASWGVKLENNLIPVDTEAFETNVPGIFAIGDINAYPGKLKLILSGFHEGALMAQKAHRYVYPDKRLVFQYTTSSSSLQKKLGVS; from the coding sequence ATGCGCATGACTGACACGATCAAAACCGACGTCCTGATCATCGGCGCTGGCCCGTGTGGCCTGTTCGCTGTTTTCGAGTTGGGACTGCTCGATATGAAAGTGCATCTGATCGATATCCTCGACAAATTGGGCGGCCAATGTGCTGAGCTCTATCCTGAGAAGCCGATCTACGACATTCCAGGCGTTCCCATGGTCACCGGGCAGGGGTTGACCGATTCCCTGATGGAGCAGATCAAGCCGTTCAACCCGACGTTCCATCTCAATGAGATGGTCGAGAGCATCGAGAAAGTTGGCGACCCGTTGTTCCGCGTCATCACGGATGCGGGCAAGGTGTTCGAGACCAAGGTGGTGGTGATCGCGGCCGGCGGCGGATCGTTCCAGCCGAAGCGTCCGCCGGTGCCCGGCATTGAGGCCTATGAAGGCACGTCGGTTTTCTATGCCGTACGCAAGATGGAACAGTTTCGCGGCAAGGATCTGCTGATTGTCGGTGGTGGCGACTCAGCACTTGACTGGACGCTCAATTTGCAGCCGATCGCAAGGCGCGTGACGCTCCTCCATCGACGTGACGACTTCCGCGCGGCGCCGCACAGCGTCGAGCAGATGCGTGCTCTCGTTGCTGCGGGCAAGATGGATCTGAAGATTGGACAAGTCACGGGGCTCGAAGGCAAAGACGGCGTGCTGTCGGCAGCGCTTGTCAAAGGCAACGACAACGAAACCACCAAGGTCGATTGCAACACCATGCTGCCGTTCTTCGGGCTGACAATGAAGCTTGGCCCAATCGCGAGCTGGGGTGTGAAGCTCGAGAACAATCTCATTCCGGTAGATACCGAAGCGTTTGAGACCAATGTGCCGGGCATCTTCGCCATCGGCGACATCAACGCCTATCCCGGCAAGCTGAAGCTCATTTTGTCCGGCTTCCATGAAGGTGCGCTGATGGCGCAAAAGGCGCATCGCTACGTTTACCCGGACAAGCGGCTAGTGTTCCAGTACACCACATCATCGTCGAGCCTGCAGAAGAAGCTCGGCGTGAGTTGA
- a CDS encoding acyl-CoA thioester hydrolase (product_source=KO:K07107; cath_funfam=3.10.129.10; cog=COG0824; ko=KO:K07107; pfam=PF03061; superfamily=54637; tigrfam=TIGR00051) produces the protein MNAPIRPNPTFRLEDYPFRIADNVRFADLDPQHHVNNAVYASYFETGRVTLIRNPAYDLMPEGSSWVLGHLAIDFRAEVRWPGTIEMGLGVSRIGRTSVSYRQVVFYEGKCAASAEALTVLLDAVTRKPTPLPAETIEKFRPWMLRVIPQDVREDRDNGADKPSRAV, from the coding sequence GTGAATGCACCAATCCGTCCGAACCCCACTTTCCGCCTGGAAGATTATCCTTTCCGCATCGCAGACAATGTGCGATTCGCAGATCTCGATCCCCAGCATCACGTCAACAACGCGGTTTATGCGAGCTATTTCGAAACTGGACGGGTCACGCTGATCCGTAATCCGGCCTATGATCTGATGCCCGAAGGGTCTAGTTGGGTGCTCGGACATCTGGCCATCGACTTTCGTGCAGAGGTCCGCTGGCCTGGCACAATTGAAATGGGCCTCGGCGTCAGCCGGATCGGCAGGACATCGGTTTCCTACAGACAGGTTGTGTTCTACGAGGGAAAATGTGCGGCTTCCGCCGAAGCCCTGACGGTTTTGCTCGATGCCGTCACACGTAAACCCACGCCACTCCCCGCCGAAACTATCGAAAAATTTCGGCCCTGGATGCTGCGCGTGATCCCCCAGGACGTCCGCGAGGATCGCGACAACGGAGCGGACAAGCCCAGTCGCGCGGTGTAA
- a CDS encoding hypothetical protein (product_source=Hypo-rule applied; cath_funfam=2.30.29.30; superfamily=48452) has product MINFSTDDFRPHERFDHWCEVRARNLFGVTISLDREHRAHFRGRFSAVSMP; this is encoded by the coding sequence ATGATCAATTTTTCGACCGACGATTTCCGGCCGCATGAGCGTTTCGACCACTGGTGCGAGGTGCGGGCCCGCAACCTGTTTGGCGTCACCATCTCGCTCGATCGCGAACACAGAGCGCATTTTCGAGGACGATTTTCTGCCGTCTCGATGCCGTGA
- a CDS encoding AraC-like DNA-binding protein (product_source=COG2207; cath_funfam=1.10.10.60; cog=COG2207; pfam=PF02311,PF12833; smart=SM00342; superfamily=46689) — MRASPYMVSRGAADISRSSSDSLCIYQQTGGASWFNSKGDGEFKIAAGELAISHTDLPYTTAPTTAHGFDLRILKIPLAGRDMFARPAQGLAPALLRDNLRLKTAIAASFAALVADSAEDPDADFEQDVGHLAQLALLARSRVAPGSPETRAALRFGFLKAARKVLAENLHRPGLSPLAVATALGISVRQLHLLFEPTGRSFSRTLMAMRLAETRRVMLGAMSTRPVAEVAYACGFDSMATFYRVFRQTYGMTPNELRAEKIAAAVTR; from the coding sequence ATGCGGGCCAGTCCCTACATGGTGTCCAGAGGTGCCGCGGATATTTCACGCTCCTCCAGCGACAGCCTTTGCATCTACCAACAGACTGGCGGCGCAAGCTGGTTCAACAGCAAGGGCGATGGTGAGTTCAAGATAGCTGCGGGCGAACTCGCAATCAGCCATACAGACCTCCCCTACACAACCGCGCCGACCACTGCTCATGGTTTCGATCTACGCATCCTGAAAATTCCGCTGGCTGGGCGCGACATGTTTGCACGGCCCGCGCAGGGATTAGCCCCGGCGCTGCTGCGGGACAATCTGCGCCTGAAAACAGCAATCGCGGCATCGTTTGCCGCGCTGGTTGCGGACTCAGCCGAAGATCCCGACGCCGACTTTGAGCAAGACGTTGGTCATCTGGCGCAATTGGCGCTGCTGGCGCGGAGCCGAGTAGCACCAGGATCGCCGGAAACACGTGCCGCATTGCGCTTTGGTTTTCTGAAAGCCGCGCGCAAAGTGCTTGCAGAAAACCTGCATCGTCCGGGCCTGTCGCCGCTCGCGGTTGCGACTGCACTCGGAATTTCCGTCCGGCAACTGCATCTTCTGTTTGAGCCGACGGGGCGCAGCTTCTCACGCACGCTGATGGCGATGCGACTTGCGGAAACGCGACGCGTGATGCTCGGCGCAATGTCCACGCGTCCAGTTGCGGAGGTCGCCTATGCCTGCGGCTTCGACAGCATGGCGACGTTTTACCGTGTCTTCCGCCAAACCTACGGCATGACGCCCAACGAATTGCGGGCCGAGAAAATTGCCGCCGCTGTGACGAGGTAA
- a CDS encoding 2Fe-2S ferredoxin (product_source=KO:K04755; cath_funfam=3.10.20.30; cog=COG0633; ko=KO:K04755; pfam=PF00111; superfamily=54292) → MVKINFTDHAGTTRTVDVEAGATVMEAAIRNAVPGIEAECGGACACATCHVYVDEAWREKVGAPTPMEEDMLDFGFDVRPNSRLSCQIKVTEDLDGLVLTTPERQA, encoded by the coding sequence ATGGTCAAGATCAACTTTACCGATCACGCAGGCACCACCCGTACAGTCGACGTCGAGGCCGGCGCCACCGTGATGGAAGCTGCGATTCGTAACGCTGTTCCCGGCATTGAAGCCGAATGCGGCGGAGCCTGTGCCTGCGCGACATGCCACGTCTATGTCGACGAAGCCTGGCGGGAGAAGGTCGGTGCCCCGACACCGATGGAAGAAGACATGCTCGATTTCGGCTTCGATGTGCGTCCGAACTCGCGGCTGTCGTGCCAGATCAAGGTGACCGAAGACCTTGATGGTCTCGTTCTCACCACGCCTGAACGGCAGGCATAA
- a CDS encoding HPt (histidine-containing phosphotransfer) domain-containing protein (product_source=COG2198; cath_funfam=1.20.120.160; cog=COG2198; pfam=PF01627; superfamily=47226) yields the protein MISGVAMSPHMERLNWMPSPPLVPEDSPIDVQHLGRMTLGEPDLEIEVLALFSAQSHDLIARLASMPVDAAALAHTLKGSARAIGAFRVADAALGLETAMRNNGNLAGALSTLQDAVAEARATIDRMLNRS from the coding sequence GTGATTTCCGGGGTTGCCATGTCGCCTCATATGGAGCGCCTGAACTGGATGCCGTCGCCTCCGCTGGTTCCCGAGGATTCGCCGATCGATGTGCAACATCTTGGGCGGATGACGCTCGGTGAGCCTGATCTCGAAATTGAAGTCCTCGCACTTTTCTCGGCACAGAGTCACGACCTGATCGCTCGTCTCGCATCAATGCCTGTGGATGCCGCGGCGCTAGCCCACACTTTAAAGGGATCGGCGCGTGCGATTGGCGCCTTCCGGGTGGCTGATGCCGCGCTCGGGCTTGAAACTGCCATGCGCAACAATGGCAATCTCGCCGGCGCTCTCTCGACGCTGCAGGACGCTGTTGCCGAGGCACGGGCGACCATCGACCGCATGCTGAACCGCTCCTGA
- a CDS encoding uncharacterized membrane-anchored protein YhcB (DUF1043 family)/uncharacterized protein YukE (product_source=COG3105/COG4842; cath_funfam=3.20.20.80,3.30.450.90,3.40.50.800; cog=COG3105,COG4842; pfam=PF01442; superfamily=58010,58113; transmembrane_helix_parts=Outside_1_89,TMhelix_90_112,Inside_113_124,TMhelix_125_147,Outside_148_1714), producing the protein MAKNPKVKDPTEVALSAIQDALNINDPSPINDGPDDAARSPSFGPSDLDRAPEIRGPEHARFDAHPANDDREAIGALLQTIQRGRPRRNAYTLAMVFAGLWIVGAGFLTYTFMPALESIVGQSGGILAIVGLAAVFVAPLVLFYSLASVAWRSQELSMIAQSMAQMAVRFSEPEHVASSAMVTVGQAIRREVAAMGDGVERAIARAGELEALVANEVSSLERAYSDNEVRMRALLQDIAVQRDNLVGQAEQVRNAISGVQIDLRQDIALISDAIAARVDEVAQSITGALEERSEHITRALSNAGDSVIVALGERGGDLLDRLEETSTQTAASVLDASERLTASLNFKTGHVHDEFADLADRVHDMLNERIDKMTAEFDERSEAIVESITVRTEDIIANVSDRAEKIYDALKTSSDSLLVELDLRGDDLAAKLGDAGNRLAQHVLDSGDKASETLDVTVNSLVEKVVGHTESMHEALSSQINSFEGLIREQGAELAEKFARDSGTLGALITRHVAEFDRTVKTYGGEIVGRMGEHTQGIADSLKSYVDTFDSRVTEHGDKLHARLDESLSNFQSVVETRVSNLDESFASKVSQLDQTVAGSLKAVEETFDTRATAFAETIGAKAAGFTDTLESRTAAFTATIDQQASTFADTIDNRTTAFTETIERQSSAFAQTIDSRTSAFTSTIDGRTAAFTEIVDGRTLAFTEVMDGRTAAFKNAIDSRTAAVTEKIESGTAAFTDVVDARTAAITEKIESGTAAFTAIVDARTEAMTDTFDVRTAALTTIVDARTAAIAETFDNRTISFANMVEARTAAITETLDERTTTLAKVADARTQAIIDSFEQRATAFADAVATRSSAITEAIDGRAAQLTGALSTHVESVTGAMSAHVDGIADKMNERVQEIQNGLEYRIGAVTTDIGARILQFETLLDTRVEAAANRVTFNGQNAADLLVSRAEEMTSAIKIRVEEAERALTSLMTSTTETVQGGARAAQQSLISLSGEVSAQLKSVSGEVGTQLRSVSGEVGSQLKAVSGEVHAQLKNVSGELERSIQTAAREAENTIVTASTTATSQVKTASAEIERTIVVSTDRFGSTLNGKVEAITDGVRARTEQLAQLVDSKRGALVDALALKAEDISSVIHNAAESALKSIENQGGAFTVAMMNSSSDLARQINTASEIAIGAVNKSLKDLEHTSRSSIDQSRQVATATITELQDTSKILRTDTLALFERLREGNILLQEVLTGAHENLNSLERTLVTRVAEFVATMNDVTTRNGESTSALEQQLSLFNAKTAGALENLSSLASQFDSHGHSLMEAARMVEHSNGRASDSLSERNAMLEQLVATIDLRTYDLDERLSRFTRLLDDSLVAAEARARDIAQVVAQTAGTSASEIGRQFEAVRSAVESERRQTSEAMAELYEQGTREADTMFRQAADKFASIVHSMKQMASDLHSELDSTRAELRRGVLDVPQEAAESTAQMRKVIVDQIEALAELNRIVARHGKGLDVATTTTRASQREDELMVAASNVRNESISRPAPRPRDATSASSLPLPDLGGPAPAPRRTEPPAVGPTAGDNGRDGWLTELLNRSDSDDGSRTRGPAPSSRPATNPLEALSLDISRLLDRDLAIEMWDRYQRGERKAFSKRLYTPAGQKAFDEVARKYRADRNFKQTVDRYINEFERLLDEVSRDERGPAALRNHLVSETGLVYTLLAHAAGRLG; encoded by the coding sequence ATGGCAAAAAATCCGAAGGTCAAGGACCCAACCGAAGTTGCGCTCTCGGCGATTCAGGATGCCCTGAATATCAATGATCCCTCACCGATTAATGACGGTCCGGACGATGCCGCGCGGAGCCCTTCCTTCGGTCCGTCGGACCTTGATCGTGCCCCAGAAATACGCGGTCCTGAGCACGCCCGCTTCGACGCGCATCCCGCCAACGACGATCGTGAAGCGATCGGCGCGCTTCTCCAGACGATTCAGCGCGGCCGCCCCCGCCGCAACGCTTACACATTGGCGATGGTGTTCGCCGGTCTGTGGATCGTTGGCGCCGGCTTCCTGACATACACATTCATGCCTGCGCTCGAGTCCATCGTCGGGCAGAGCGGCGGCATCCTCGCGATTGTTGGACTCGCCGCTGTGTTCGTCGCGCCCCTCGTGCTGTTCTATTCGCTCGCCAGTGTTGCCTGGCGCAGCCAAGAACTGAGCATGATAGCGCAGTCGATGGCGCAGATGGCGGTCCGCTTCTCCGAACCCGAGCACGTCGCAAGCAGCGCCATGGTCACTGTAGGCCAAGCTATTCGTCGTGAGGTCGCGGCAATGGGTGACGGCGTCGAGCGCGCGATCGCGCGTGCCGGCGAACTCGAAGCTCTCGTCGCCAACGAAGTCTCCTCGCTCGAACGCGCGTACAGCGACAATGAAGTGCGCATGCGCGCCCTGCTTCAGGACATCGCGGTTCAGCGCGACAATCTCGTTGGTCAAGCCGAACAGGTCCGCAACGCCATCTCCGGCGTGCAGATCGACTTGCGCCAGGATATCGCGCTAATCAGCGACGCGATCGCCGCGCGCGTCGATGAGGTCGCGCAGAGCATCACCGGCGCGCTCGAGGAACGCAGCGAACACATCACCCGTGCGCTCAGCAATGCCGGTGACAGCGTGATCGTCGCCCTCGGCGAACGTGGCGGCGACCTGCTCGACCGCCTGGAAGAAACCAGCACCCAGACCGCCGCCAGCGTGCTCGACGCCAGCGAGCGGCTGACCGCCAGCCTCAATTTCAAGACCGGCCACGTCCACGACGAATTCGCCGACCTCGCCGACCGTGTCCACGACATGCTCAACGAGCGTATCGACAAGATGACCGCTGAGTTCGATGAGCGCTCGGAAGCGATCGTCGAGAGCATTACTGTACGGACCGAAGACATCATCGCCAATGTGTCGGACCGCGCCGAGAAGATCTACGATGCGCTGAAGACCTCCAGCGATTCCCTCCTTGTTGAACTCGACCTGCGCGGCGACGACTTGGCCGCCAAGCTCGGCGACGCGGGCAACCGTCTCGCGCAACACGTCCTCGACAGCGGCGACAAGGCAAGCGAAACGCTCGACGTCACCGTGAACTCGCTCGTCGAGAAAGTCGTTGGTCACACCGAGAGCATGCACGAGGCCCTCAGCAGCCAGATCAATTCGTTCGAAGGCCTCATTCGCGAACAAGGCGCGGAGCTCGCCGAAAAGTTCGCTCGCGATAGCGGCACGCTCGGCGCCCTCATCACCCGTCACGTCGCGGAATTCGACCGCACCGTCAAAACCTATGGCGGCGAGATCGTCGGCCGCATGGGCGAGCACACGCAGGGTATTGCCGACAGCTTGAAGAGCTACGTCGACACGTTCGACTCCCGCGTCACGGAGCATGGCGACAAGCTCCATGCCCGGCTCGATGAAAGTCTCTCCAACTTCCAGTCTGTGGTCGAGACCCGCGTCTCGAACCTCGATGAATCGTTCGCGTCCAAGGTCAGCCAGCTCGACCAGACTGTTGCTGGCAGCCTCAAGGCCGTGGAAGAAACGTTCGACACCCGCGCGACGGCGTTTGCCGAAACCATCGGCGCGAAGGCCGCAGGATTTACGGATACCCTCGAAAGCCGTACCGCTGCTTTCACCGCTACCATCGACCAGCAGGCTTCGACTTTCGCCGACACCATCGACAACCGCACCACGGCGTTCACCGAGACCATCGAGCGCCAATCCTCCGCGTTCGCGCAGACGATCGACAGCCGCACCTCGGCATTTACCAGCACAATCGATGGCCGCACGGCCGCATTCACGGAAATCGTGGACGGCCGCACCCTCGCCTTCACCGAGGTCATGGACGGCCGTACCGCTGCATTCAAGAACGCCATTGACTCCCGCACGGCAGCCGTCACGGAGAAGATCGAGAGCGGTACCGCTGCGTTCACGGACGTGGTGGACGCCCGCACCGCAGCCATCACTGAGAAGATCGAAAGCGGCACCGCGGCGTTCACCGCGATCGTCGATGCACGCACTGAGGCGATGACGGACACCTTCGACGTCCGCACCGCGGCACTGACGACCATCGTCGACGCGCGCACCGCGGCTATTGCCGAGACCTTCGACAACCGCACGATTTCGTTTGCGAATATGGTCGAGGCCCGCACCGCGGCAATCACCGAGACGCTGGACGAGCGCACGACGACGCTTGCCAAGGTCGCCGATGCCCGTACTCAGGCGATCATTGACTCGTTCGAACAGCGCGCTACCGCATTCGCAGACGCTGTCGCAACCCGCTCTTCTGCGATCACTGAGGCGATCGACGGCCGCGCGGCGCAGCTGACCGGCGCCCTCAGCACGCACGTTGAAAGCGTCACGGGCGCCATGAGTGCACATGTTGACGGCATCGCCGACAAGATGAACGAGCGCGTACAGGAGATCCAGAACGGGCTCGAATACCGCATCGGCGCTGTGACGACAGACATCGGTGCACGCATCCTACAGTTCGAAACCCTGCTGGACACCCGCGTCGAAGCGGCAGCGAACCGTGTCACCTTCAACGGACAGAATGCGGCCGATCTGCTGGTCTCACGCGCGGAAGAGATGACAAGCGCGATCAAGATCCGCGTCGAGGAAGCGGAACGCGCCCTCACCAGCCTGATGACGTCCACCACCGAAACGGTTCAGGGTGGCGCGCGCGCCGCACAGCAGTCGCTGATCAGTCTCTCGGGCGAAGTCAGTGCACAACTCAAGAGCGTGTCCGGCGAAGTCGGCACGCAACTGCGGAGCGTCTCGGGCGAAGTTGGTTCGCAGTTGAAGGCCGTCTCGGGCGAAGTGCATGCGCAGCTCAAGAACGTCTCCGGTGAACTGGAGCGCAGCATCCAGACGGCAGCACGAGAAGCGGAAAACACCATCGTTACCGCGTCGACCACCGCGACCAGCCAGGTCAAGACGGCTTCTGCGGAAATCGAGCGGACCATCGTGGTTTCCACGGATCGATTCGGCTCGACCTTGAACGGCAAGGTCGAAGCGATCACTGATGGGGTTCGCGCCCGCACCGAACAGCTCGCCCAGTTGGTCGACAGCAAGCGCGGCGCACTGGTCGATGCACTGGCGCTCAAGGCTGAGGATATCTCGTCCGTCATCCACAACGCCGCCGAGTCCGCGCTGAAGTCCATCGAGAACCAGGGCGGTGCCTTCACCGTCGCGATGATGAACAGCAGCTCCGACCTCGCCCGCCAGATCAACACCGCGAGCGAAATCGCCATCGGCGCTGTCAACAAGTCGCTGAAGGACCTCGAACACACGTCACGTTCGTCGATCGATCAGTCGCGTCAGGTGGCGACCGCTACCATCACCGAGCTGCAGGACACCAGCAAGATCCTGCGGACCGACACGCTGGCCCTGTTCGAACGGCTGCGTGAAGGCAACATCCTGCTGCAGGAAGTGCTCACCGGCGCCCACGAAAACCTCAACTCGCTTGAGCGCACGCTCGTCACGCGCGTTGCCGAATTCGTCGCGACAATGAACGACGTCACCACCCGCAACGGCGAATCCACCAGCGCGCTGGAACAGCAGCTCAGCCTGTTCAACGCCAAGACGGCAGGCGCACTGGAGAACCTCTCCTCCCTCGCCTCGCAATTCGACAGCCATGGCCACTCGCTCATGGAAGCCGCACGCATGGTCGAGCACAGCAACGGCCGCGCCAGCGATTCGCTATCGGAGCGTAACGCGATGCTGGAACAGCTCGTGGCAACTATCGATCTGCGCACCTACGACCTCGACGAGCGGCTGTCGCGCTTTACCAGGCTGCTGGACGACTCACTTGTTGCCGCCGAAGCGCGAGCCCGCGACATCGCCCAGGTGGTGGCGCAGACTGCGGGAACCAGCGCGTCCGAAATCGGCCGTCAGTTCGAGGCAGTCCGCTCCGCGGTCGAAAGCGAACGCCGGCAGACCTCGGAAGCTATGGCTGAACTGTACGAGCAAGGCACACGCGAAGCCGACACCATGTTCCGTCAGGCCGCCGACAAATTTGCCTCGATCGTGCACAGCATGAAACAGATGGCGTCCGACCTGCATAGCGAACTCGACTCCACCCGCGCCGAACTGCGTCGCGGCGTGCTCGACGTGCCGCAAGAAGCGGCTGAAAGCACCGCGCAGATGCGCAAGGTCATCGTTGATCAGATCGAGGCCCTGGCCGAACTCAACCGCATCGTCGCCCGTCATGGCAAAGGCCTCGACGTCGCCACCACGACAACCCGTGCCAGCCAGCGCGAGGACGAACTGATGGTGGCGGCCTCCAACGTGCGCAACGAGAGTATCTCGCGTCCGGCACCACGGCCTCGCGATGCGACCAGCGCATCGAGCTTGCCTCTGCCGGATCTCGGTGGGCCCGCGCCGGCACCGCGCCGCACAGAACCACCGGCAGTTGGTCCAACTGCGGGCGACAACGGCCGCGACGGTTGGCTGACCGAGTTGCTGAACCGCTCCGACTCCGATGACGGTTCGCGCACCCGCGGCCCCGCGCCATCGTCCCGACCTGCGACCAACCCACTGGAGGCGCTGTCGCTGGACATCAGCCGGCTGCTTGATCGCGATCTCGCCATCGAGATGTGGGATCGCTATCAGCGCGGCGAACGCAAGGCGTTTTCGAAGCGGCTCTACACGCCGGCAGGGCAGAAGGCGTTCGACGAAGTTGCACGCAAGTATCGCGCAGATCGCAACTTCAAGCAGACGGTGGACCGCTATATTAACGAGTTCGAACGCTTGCTCGACGAAGTCTCGCGTGACGAGCGTGGACCGGCAGCGCTGCGTAACCACCTCGTCTCAGAAACTGGGCTGGTTTACACCCTGCTCGCTCACGCGGCCGGACGGCTCGGATAA